GGTCAGTAATGGCACCTACGATCGAGACCCGCGGTAAAGCACTTGCCGTCCGAGTATAACACGAccgcgcgcacgtccgTGTCCATGCGAATGCGGCGGAAGATGTGGTGCATTTCGGTCCACATCCTGGGTCAGTCGGGCAACGTACGCAACATTGAAGGCGTTCACCGGAGGACGGTCGAATGCGACACCCAGCACATGCTCCGCAAGCCATTGCAGCTTGAAGAACTCGGGCTTTTCATATCCTAGGTACACTGTGGGGAAGCTCATGATTGCGGCACGGAACCGATACCGGCAAGTGGAGGTTCGTCCTTAATGCAGTACTTGCTCCGGGCGCGGAGATAAGGGCCGTACTTGTACAGAAGAAAAGGCGAGGGGATGCCAAAAATGACGCAGATCAGCGCCAAGAGCGACGTGCCCCAGTTCACATCGAGTGTCGAATAGAGCGGCTCGTTAATGAGACAGAATGCAAAGCCAAacagcgagcgcatcgagagCGTAGCGCTgatggccgaggcggcgtaGATGCCCATTAAGTCCGCCATGTACATTTGTACCTGGAGGATGGTCGCAATGACCGAGGTGCCCATCATGACGAGGCCGATATCCGGCGCGATCCATGGCTGTTTGTAGTATGCTGTCCAGCCAAAGAGGATGAGCGCGCAGGGCGAAATAAAGACGGTCACCATGAGCATCGGCAGCTTGTACTCCGGACGTGCATTACCGTGTTTCTTGCACATCTTTTTGTAGGTAAAGTCGATCATGAAGCCTTCGACCTGGCCAAAGACAATTAGGCCTACGCCCAGGGCGAGATTGTGCAGCGACGCGATACCGGTCGGGTATTGGTATATGCCTTGAAAGACGCGCGGCAGTGAAGCAATCAGCAGGTAGAAGCATCCGTAAATAATCGAGAGGTATATCGCCGGGAGCAGCACGGACAGCTCTGTCGTGAGAAAGATGACGGGACGCAGCAAAATGCGCTGTATTTTTTCGCTCAGCGTCTCGGTCTTTTTCTCAAACATTGTGTGGTAGCGCGTGTCGCCGGTCTCTTTGCGGAGCTTGCGGGCCTTGGATTTGAGCAGGACCGGGGCATAGGACTCGCGCGTAAAGATGAGGCCGACGATCTCGATAAGACCGGCAGCCATCGTCGACGTCCAAAAGATCCAGGGCCACTTGTCCTCGCCCCATCCTTGGATGATCCAGCCGCTGACCACCGGGCCGAGACAGGGGCCCAGGACAGGCACCATCGAGTATAGCGACATGGCCATGCCACGCTGATGCGGCTCAAACATGTCGGTAAtcgagccgccgcccatGGGAATCATGGCACCGCTAAAAAAGCCAGCGAAAAAGCGGAGGACAATCATTTGTGCGGGTGTCTTTGCAACGGCGCATCCGATGTTGAATATGATAAAGCTGCGTCAGACGGACAAAATGACGTACATTGCATTGCACACCAACACGACCAGCCGGCGCCCGATCGTCTCGCTAATCGGACCGGAGATGAGGGGACCGATGGCAAATGCCAGCAAAAAGATGCCAATGACCAGGCtacgctcgacgctcgTATCAAAGCCAAGGTATACGTGCAGAGCGTCGGACGCCGGCGAGGCCATCGAACTGGCCCAGGGACCCACACCAGAAAAGGTCGCAAAAAACGCCAGGACGCGCAACTTGTACCAGTACGTCCAGGTCCGTGGGTTCTCGTGCTCTGAGTTGGTCGATTCCCAGGTCACCAAGAAGGggtcgcgctcggggcCTTCGCCGCCTTTCTTCTTATCTACCGGTTTTGGCAGCACCGAAGTTCTCGTGCTTTTCCGCTCGAGGTCCTGGTCCTCTTCAAGCTCTTGCTCATCGCTGTCGTCATCCTCAAAGGTAGCCTCCAGCCGGGACTCGTACAGCGCACCCCTTGCGGCATCTTTATCTTGCCACTGCTCTAGCGCCTCGGTGACGTACGACGGCGCATGCAGCAGGCTCGAGAAGGACGACCGCCGCTCCTTGGAGTGGGTGGGGGGGTATTCGTGCGGCGTCGCAGGATTATCTGCACCACCTAGTGCCTCTGGAATTGCCGGAGCCGCATGTGCGGAAGATCCAGAGGGCCGCCGGTGGTCAAGCATGGAAGGCGTCGCTGGAATGTGCAGTGCATTATCAATCCAATTCCTGGCAGAGCACGGACCTGCATATTAGTCATCACGGACACCGCCGGGCTTTGCTCCGTACAACACGCGAAGCGAGCGAAGGTGTAACTGTCTCGTGGCCTATTGAGGCGTCTATGCGTTTTCGAATGTAATGGATGTAGCGTTTGTTATTTACATTAATCTTCATCCTTAATGCAATACTTGCTTCGCCTGCGCAGAGTCGCGCCAAACCTGTACAACAAGAACGGTGCCGGAATGCCAAAAATTGCGCAAATAAGGGCAAGGACAGAGGAGCCCCAGTTGACGTCCAGTTTATTGTACAAAGGCTCTGCAATTAAACAGAACGCAAAACCAAAAAGCGAACGGAGCGCGAGAGTCGCGCTGATCGCCGACGCAGAGTAAATACCCATCAGGTCGGCCATGTACATCTGCACCTGGAGCGTGGTACCGACGAGTGCCGCGCCTACCATCGCTAGACCAATATCAGGCGCAATCCAGATCTTGTGGTAGAAGGCGGTCCATCCAAACAGCAGCAGGCCAGAAGGCGTGACAAATACGAGGACCATGAGCATCGGCAGCTT
This is a stretch of genomic DNA from Malassezia japonica chromosome 3, complete sequence. It encodes these proteins:
- a CDS encoding uncharacterized protein (TransMembrane:22 (i95-114o134-154i161-181o187-212i224-247o253-273i329-351o371-388i408-428o434-454i610-628o648-664i676-696o702-724i736-762o768-788i836-863o883-902i923-944o950-969i981-1004o1016-1037i); EggNog:ENOG503NWFT; COG:S), with protein sequence MLSEALEQWENSDVARAKLYDSRLEATFEDGKEEEEEQQDDLEKTSTIHSLPPKPVDKKRGGQGPERDPFLVTWESTNSEKENPRTWSYWYKVRVLALYAIFGGVGPWVSSMVSSASNIIGEELHFKSSTEQNLMIAIFLLAFVFGPLIAAPISEAVGRRLVVLVCNVLFIVFNISCAVSQTSTQMIVLRFFTGFFGGAMIPIGGGCVTDLFEPHQRGQTMAMYSIMPVLGPCLAPVVSGWIIQGWGEDRWRWIFWTSTFFAVAVQVTGMLFTRESYAPVLLKVKATRLRKDTGDQRYHTIFEKKSESLSEKAQRILLRPVIFITTEPVVLFPGLYMSIVYGCFYLLIAALPRVFQGKYQFPVGIASMHNLALGVGLIICGQIEGYIIDVLYRKMCKWKGNARPEYKLPMLMVLVFVTPSGLLLFGWTAFYHKIWIAPDIGLAMVGAALVGTTLQVQMYMADLMGIYSASAISATLALQALGGADNPATPHEYPPTHSKERRSSFSSLLHAPSYVTEALEQWQDKDAARGALYESRLEATFEDDDSDEQELEEDQDLERKSTRTSVLPKPVDKKKGGEGPERDPFLVTWESTNSEHENPRTWTYWYKLRVLAFFATFSGVGPWASSMASPASDALHVYLGFDTSVERSLVIGIFLLAFAIGPLISGPISETIGRRLVVLVCNAIFIIFNIGCAVAKTPAQMIVLRFFAGFFSGAMIPMGGGSITDMFEPHQRGMAMSLYSMVPVLGPCLGPVVSGWIIQGWGEDKWPWIFWTSTMAAGLIEIVGLIFTRESYAPVLLKSKARKLRKETGDTRYHTMFEKKTETLSEKIQRILLRPVIFLTTELSVLLPAIYLSIIYGCFYLLIASLPRVFQGIYQYPTGIASLHNLALGVGLIVFGQVEGFMIDFTYKKMCKKHGNARPEYKLPMLMVTVFISPCALILFGWTAYYKQPWIAPDIGLVMMGTSVIATILQVQMYMADLMGIYAASAISATLSMRSLFGFAFCLINEPLYSTLDVNWGTSLLALICVIFGIPSPFLLYKYGPYLRARSKYCIKDEPPLAVYLGYEKPEFFKLQWLAEHVLGVAFDRPPVNAFNVAMWTEMHHIFRRIRMDTDVRAVVLYSDGKCFTAGLDLSDSVLSDAMEKGDAARVGIVLRELIERFQQSISSIEECERPVIGVPHGHCIGLAIDILAAADIRYAVKDASFSIREAAVGLAADIGTLQRFPKIVGNDSWVRELAYTARFFPATEAYQMGFVSKVLDTKEAAMKSAIATASSIAQVSPVAVNGTKQSLIYSRDHGVGEGLQFMQYLNAAALQTEDLGVSMQAAMTKSKPKFSKL